The following are encoded together in the Pithys albifrons albifrons isolate INPA30051 chromosome 5, PitAlb_v1, whole genome shotgun sequence genome:
- the AREG gene encoding amphiregulin has protein sequence MERCAPPAPVATVLPRPPLSVCLSVSPPALGPTMRAVALIAALALLAASRPAGGSSPNATEPQRRGERQPESREGEPVPGPDYEEDEEEYEEAPPVHQYIVDDLIRVEPVVKPKSAKRGGEKNAGKSRRKKNKGKNKKKGTPCELEYKNFCIHGECIYREHLQMVTCKCHQDFFGERCGEQFMKTQRKNDVADYSKTVLVVVAVLLSSISFITVLIIVIVQVRKKCPQYEEKEERKKLRQENRNGHVGV, from the exons ATGGAGCGCTGCGCGCCGCCCGCACCTGTCGCGACAGTCCTGCCCCGACCCCcgctgtctgtctgtctctctgtgtcGCCACCCGCCCTGGGACCGACGATGCGCGCTGTGGCGCTGATCGCCGCTCTCGCCCTGCTGGCAG CGAGCCGCCCGGCCGGCGGGTCCTCGCCCAACGCCACGGAGCCGCAGCGCCGCGGGGAGCGGCAGCCCGAGAGCCGCGAGGGAGAGCCCGTGCCGGGCCCCGACTacgaggaggatgaggaggagtaCGAGGAGGCGCCGCCCGTCCACCAGTACATCGTGGACGACTTGATCCGAG TTGAACCTGTGGTTAAACCCAAGTCTGCAAAGAGGGGGGGTGAGAAGAACGCTGGCAAgtcaagaaggaagaaaaacaaaggcaaaaataagaagaaaggGACTCCTTGTGAACTGGAATACAAAAACTTTTGCATCCATGGAGAATGCATATACCGAGAACATCTCCAGATGGTGACCTGCAA GTGTCATCAGGATTTTTTTGGTGAGCGCTGTGGTGAACAGTTCATGAAGACTCAAAGGAAGAATGATGTGGCAGACTACTCCAAGACTGTGTTGGTAGTGGTAGCTGTCCTGCTCTCAAGCATCAGCTTCATTACTGTACTTATCATTGTGATAGTGCA GGTCAGAAAAAAGTGTCCTCAGtatgaagagaaagaagaaaggaaaaaactccgacaagaaaacagaaatggcCACGTTGGTGTGTAA